A DNA window from Pseudorasbora parva isolate DD20220531a chromosome 5, ASM2467924v1, whole genome shotgun sequence contains the following coding sequences:
- the LOC137075145 gene encoding uncharacterized protein, translated as MANSCISTVITLLCIVWPGSHTRGNQESHRNQDAVIEKNLTDFKEKIFLEGTNVTLWCADNVTNAKWSEFIYIVWNISREGRKCYLALSPKSDDTCNDGKRLVNTTNGVYLFIPKISMEDEGFYSCDLSYKGESNAANVSVRVTRLETQLDSENGQRFAVCKATYKEKPPTLHWEPAVNFSNPSVKEVGGFFIMETRVRLDDGDVSLSNLSCVASYGSVLQKSTLDLYSTQEMRFCL; from the exons ATGGCGAACAGTTGTATATCGACAGTGATCACCCTTCTATGCATCGTTTGGCCAGGAAGTCACACAAGAG GAAATCAAGAATCACATCGAAATCAAGATGCTGTGATTGAAAAAAACCTGACAG atttcaAAGAGAAGATCTTTTTGGAGGGCACCAATGTCACTTTATGGTGTGCCGATAATGTCACCAATGCCAAATGGAGTGAATTCATTTATATCGTGTGGAACATCAGCAGGGAAGGCAGAAAATGTTACCTTGCTTTGTCACCCAAATCGGACGACACTTGTAATGATGGAAAGAGGCTGGTCAACACCACCAATGGAGTTTATCTGTTCATTCCCAAGATCTCAATGGAAGATGAAGGATTTTACTCTTGTGATTTATCATATAAAGGAGAAAGCAATGCTGCAAATGTCTCTGTAAGAG TTACTCGCCTGGAAACTCAGCTGGACAGTGAAAATGGTCAGAGGTTTGCCGTCTGTAAGGCCACATATAAAGAGAAGCCACCCACTCTTCACTGGGAACCTGCCGTAAACTTTTCAAACCCTTCTGTCAAGGAGGTTGGCGGATTTTTTATTATGGAGACTCGAGTACGTCTGGATGATGGTGATGTGTCCCTCAGTAACCTCAGCTGTGTGGCCTCATACGGCTCAGTGCTGCAGAAGAGCACGCTTGATCTTTATTCAACACAAG AAATGCGCTTTTGTCTCTGA